The Polypterus senegalus isolate Bchr_013 chromosome 1, ASM1683550v1, whole genome shotgun sequence genome includes a window with the following:
- the LOC120540346 gene encoding cytochrome P450 26C1 isoform X2 — protein sequence MSLIEINPFSLLATTVTSVLSVLLLLAVSRQLWTLRWTLTRDRTSVLPLPKGSMGWPLFGETFHWLLEGSTFHISRRGRYGNVFKTHLLGKPVIRVTGADNIRKILLGEHKLVSTQWPLSTRIILGPHTLINSVGEHHKRKRKIFATVFSQAALESYIPRIQEVVRSEVARWCSVCKAINVYSATKALTFRIAVRVLLGFNIEDAQLTHLSKTFEQLMENLFSLPLDVPFSGLRKGIKARDILHECMENIISQKLREDRSETYSDALDYMMSSARESGEELSIQDLKESAVELIFAAYSTTASASTSLVLQLLKNPSVADKAAQELSSQGVICAEHSVPSSALSEAQVMKTTKYFNETSRRPELSLEKLDRLRYLDCVVKEVLRILPPVSGGYRTALQTFELDVGLSDTKRLERDVQYSRHSRDCSCLSERIPV from the exons ATGTCCCTCATTGAGATTAATCCTTTTTCATTGCTGGCAACGACCGTcacatctgttttatctgtgctCCTGCTTTTGGCCGTATCCCGACAATTATGGACACTTCGCTGGACTCTGACACGGGACAGGACCTCTGTGCTGCCTCTTCCGAAGGGATCGATGGGATGGCCTCTTTTTGGGGAAACCTTCCACTGGCTGCTTGAG GGTTCAACTTTTCACATCTCTCGGAGAGGAAGATACGGAAACGTTTTCAAGACCCACCTTTTAGGCAAGCCTGTAATTCGTGTCACAGGAGCCGACAACATCCGGAAAATACTACTGGGAGAACACAAATTAGTGAGCACCCAGTGGCCCCTAAGTACCCGCATCATCCTCGGCCCTCACACACTTATAAACTCAGTAGGGGAGCATCATAAAAGGAAACGAAAA ATATTCGCGACAGTTTTCAGCCAGGCAGCTCTGGAGAGTTACATTCCTCGCATCCAAGAAGTTGTCCGCTCAGAAGTGGCAAGGTGGTGTTCAGTGTGCAAAGCCATCAATGTCTACTCTGCGACCAAAGCGCTCACTTTTCGGATTGCAGTGCGCGTCCTCTTAGGCTTCAACATTGAGGACGCTCAGTTAACGCATCTATCCAAGACTTTTGAGCAACTTATGGAGAATTTGTTTTCTCTGCCATTGGACGTGCCATTCAGTGGTCTTCGAAAA GGGATCAAAGCACGAGATATACTACACGAATGTATGGAGAATATCATTTCTCAAAAGCTGCGTGAGGACCGATCTGAAACGTATAGCGATGCGCTCGATTACATGATGAGTAGCGCCAGAGAAAGCGGTGAAGAACTGAGCATACAAGATCTAAAG GAGTCTGCAGTTGAACTCATTTTTGCAGCTTATTCTACCACCGCCAGCGCCAGCACATCTCTTGTCCTCCAGCTTCTCAAAAACCCGTCTGTGGCCGACAAGGCGGCGCAGGAGCTTTCATCCCAAGGCGTCATCTGTGCCGAGCACTCTGTACCGAGCAGCGCACTTTCGGAGGCCCAAGTGATGAAAACGACTAAATACTTCAATGAGACGAGTCGCCGGCCGGAACTCAGTTTGGAGAAGCTGGACCGACTACGTTATCTCGACTGCGTAGTGAAAGAAGTTCTGCGGATCCTTCCACCTGTTTCGGGAGGTTACAGGACAGCACTTCAGACCTTTGAACTGGACGTAG GGCTATCAGATACCAAAAGGTTGGAGCGTGATGTACAGTATTCGAGACACTCAAGAGACTGCAGCTGTTTATCAGAACGCATCCCTGTTTGA
- the LOC120540346 gene encoding cytochrome P450 26C1 isoform X1: protein MSLIEINPFSLLATTVTSVLSVLLLLAVSRQLWTLRWTLTRDRTSVLPLPKGSMGWPLFGETFHWLLEGSTFHISRRGRYGNVFKTHLLGKPVIRVTGADNIRKILLGEHKLVSTQWPLSTRIILGPHTLINSVGEHHKRKRKIFATVFSQAALESYIPRIQEVVRSEVARWCSVCKAINVYSATKALTFRIAVRVLLGFNIEDAQLTHLSKTFEQLMENLFSLPLDVPFSGLRKGIKARDILHECMENIISQKLREDRSETYSDALDYMMSSARESGEELSIQDLKESAVELIFAAYSTTASASTSLVLQLLKNPSVADKAAQELSSQGVICAEHSVPSSALSEAQVMKTTKYFNETSRRPELSLEKLDRLRYLDCVVKEVLRILPPVSGGYRTALQTFELDGYQIPKGWSVMYSIRDTQETAAVYQNASLFDPDRFGPERDEGKAGRFNYIPFGGGIRSCIGKKLALIILKTLAVELLSEAKLELATATFPKMQTVPIVHPVNGLHVYFNSLYTEAEKSDQA, encoded by the exons ATGTCCCTCATTGAGATTAATCCTTTTTCATTGCTGGCAACGACCGTcacatctgttttatctgtgctCCTGCTTTTGGCCGTATCCCGACAATTATGGACACTTCGCTGGACTCTGACACGGGACAGGACCTCTGTGCTGCCTCTTCCGAAGGGATCGATGGGATGGCCTCTTTTTGGGGAAACCTTCCACTGGCTGCTTGAG GGTTCAACTTTTCACATCTCTCGGAGAGGAAGATACGGAAACGTTTTCAAGACCCACCTTTTAGGCAAGCCTGTAATTCGTGTCACAGGAGCCGACAACATCCGGAAAATACTACTGGGAGAACACAAATTAGTGAGCACCCAGTGGCCCCTAAGTACCCGCATCATCCTCGGCCCTCACACACTTATAAACTCAGTAGGGGAGCATCATAAAAGGAAACGAAAA ATATTCGCGACAGTTTTCAGCCAGGCAGCTCTGGAGAGTTACATTCCTCGCATCCAAGAAGTTGTCCGCTCAGAAGTGGCAAGGTGGTGTTCAGTGTGCAAAGCCATCAATGTCTACTCTGCGACCAAAGCGCTCACTTTTCGGATTGCAGTGCGCGTCCTCTTAGGCTTCAACATTGAGGACGCTCAGTTAACGCATCTATCCAAGACTTTTGAGCAACTTATGGAGAATTTGTTTTCTCTGCCATTGGACGTGCCATTCAGTGGTCTTCGAAAA GGGATCAAAGCACGAGATATACTACACGAATGTATGGAGAATATCATTTCTCAAAAGCTGCGTGAGGACCGATCTGAAACGTATAGCGATGCGCTCGATTACATGATGAGTAGCGCCAGAGAAAGCGGTGAAGAACTGAGCATACAAGATCTAAAG GAGTCTGCAGTTGAACTCATTTTTGCAGCTTATTCTACCACCGCCAGCGCCAGCACATCTCTTGTCCTCCAGCTTCTCAAAAACCCGTCTGTGGCCGACAAGGCGGCGCAGGAGCTTTCATCCCAAGGCGTCATCTGTGCCGAGCACTCTGTACCGAGCAGCGCACTTTCGGAGGCCCAAGTGATGAAAACGACTAAATACTTCAATGAGACGAGTCGCCGGCCGGAACTCAGTTTGGAGAAGCTGGACCGACTACGTTATCTCGACTGCGTAGTGAAAGAAGTTCTGCGGATCCTTCCACCTGTTTCGGGAGGTTACAGGACAGCACTTCAGACCTTTGAACTGGAC GGCTATCAGATACCAAAAGGTTGGAGCGTGATGTACAGTATTCGAGACACTCAAGAGACTGCAGCTGTTTATCAGAACGCATCCCTGTTTGATCCGGATCGTTTTGGTCCAGAAAGGGACGAAGGCAAAGCTGGACGGTTCAATTACATCCCATTTGGAGGGGGAATCAGGAGCTGCATCGGCAAAAAACTAGCCCTCATTATCTTAAAAACTCTAGCCGTTGAGCTACTTTCTGAGGCAAAACTGGAGTTGGCTACAGCAACTTTCCCTAAGATGCAAACAGTCCCTATTGTGCATCCTGTTAATGGACTACACGTTTATTTTAATTCCTTGTATACGGAGGCTGAGAAGTCCGACCAAGCATAA